CTATGTCTCGATCTACTCCAGCCGGGGCTGCCCCTCCAAGTGCATCTACTGCCTCTGGCCGCAGACCTTCTCCGGCCGTCAGATGCGCCTGCGCTCGCCGCAGAACGTCTATGAAGAGGTTAAGTGGATTGTGGACAACATCCCGGAGATGCGTGAGCTCTCCTTTGACGACGACACCTTCACCGCCAGCCGGGAGCATGCCCGCAATGTGGCCAACCTGCTCAAGCCGCTGGGGATCTCCTGGACCATCAACGCCCGGGCCAACTGCGATTACGAGACCCTCAAGGTCATGCGTGAGGCAGGCCTGCGCCATGTCGTTGTCGGGTATGAAAGCGGCAACGAGCAGATCCTGAAGAACATCAAAAAGGGGGTCACCAAGGAACAGGCGATCCAGTTCACCAAGGATTGCAAGAAGCTTGGGCTGTCCGTCCACGGCGCCTTTATCATGGGACTGCCCGGTGAGACCAAAGAGACCATCCGCGAGACGATTGAGTACGCCAAGCAGCTGGACCTGAACTCGATTCAGGCCTCGCTGGCCTCCCCCTACCCCGGCACCGAGTTTTACACCCTGGCCAAGGAGCAGGGCTGGATCGCCTCCGATGACTTCATCGACAGCACCGGTCACCAGAAATGCGTGATCAACTACCCCAACCTGACCAACGCCGAGATCTTCAACTCGGTGGAGGAGTTCTACGACAAGTTCTACTTCCGCCCCAAGTACATCCTGCGCAGCATCGGCAAGATGATCGTGGATGGCGAGGAACGCCGCAAGCTGCTCAAGGAAGGCAAGCAATACCTGGAGTACATGCGCAAGCGGAAGCAAGGCCAGGCTTGCGAAAGCTGATTGTCAATGCCGATGACTTCGGGCTCTCCTCCGGCGTCAACCGGGCCGTGGAACAGGCCTGGCAGCAGGGCATCCTGACCCAGGCCTCGCTGATGCCGGGCGGGGCCGCCTTTGACGAGGCGGTGGCGATTGCCAAACGTAATCCAGGCCTGCAGATCGGCCTGCACCTGACCCTGGTACAGGGCAGACCGGTGCTGCCGCCGGAGATGATTCCCGGCCTGGTTGCCGCCAACGGCTGCTTCCCGGACAATCCGGTGGCTGTGGGGATGAAGCTGTTCTTTGATCCCACCATCCGCATGCAGCTGCGTTGCGAGATCGAGGCCCAGATCCTCAAGATCAAAGAGACCGGCCTCCCCCTTTCGCACATTGACGGCCACCTCAATATCCAGATGCACCCCACGGTTTTTACACTGCTGACCGAACTGATGCCGCTGCACGGCATCACCAGCTTTCGGATTACCCGGGAGCGGTTGCTTGAAAACCTGCGGATTGATGGCTCCCGCCTGCTGGGTAAAACCATCGAGCGGGGTATCTTCGGCTCCCTGGCTCACTATGCTGAAAACACATTCAAACGCCAGGAGATCGAGACTGCGGTGGAGGTCAAGGGAGTACTCAACTCCGGCTGCATGACCGAGGCGTACCTGCTGGCCATCCTTGATCGTCTGCAACCCGGCACCTCTGAGATCTACTTTCACCCCGGCTGCCTGCCGGATGCCGAGATCAGCCGCCGGATGCCGGACTACAAGCATGCAGAAGAACTGGCCGCCCTGCTCTCACCCAAGGTGCGGGAACGGCTGCAACAGCTTGAGATTGCATTAACTAACTATCGCGGAGAGACCAAACCGTATGTTTAAGACCATTGTCATTATGCTGCTGGCCGTCACCGCCGGTACGGTCGGCGATATCCTGCTGGCTAAAGGGATGAAACAGCTGGGAGACCTCTCCACCATGAACCTGCGCGGCATCATGGAGGTGGCCTTCCGGGCCATGACTGAATGGAAGATAGTGGTGGGCACCGCCATGCTGGCGCTGTTCTTCTTCCTCTGGCTGGCAGTGCTTTCCTGGGAAGACCTCTCGGTGGCCCTGCCGATGCAGGCCCTCAACTACGTGCTGGTGGCGGTACTGGCAAAATATATCCTGCACGAAGAGGTTTCTCCCTTACGCTGGGGCGGTATTGCGCTGGTCTGTATCGGGGTGATGCTGATCACCAAGAGCAGCACCAGTGACAAGAAGCCGGCAACAGAACTGGCACAGCCAATCCCAATCGAAAGCAGAACCGGAGACACCTAATGTTACTGAACAGCACCGTAGGTTTTATCGGCGGCGGCAACATGGCAGAGGCGATCATCAAAGGCCTGATCTCCGGCGGCATGGCACCCCGCAACATCATTGTTTCAGACCCGGTCCAGGACCGCCGCGCCCTGCTTGCCTCAACCCTGTCGGTCCGCACCACTGATGAGAACAGCGAAGTCGCCCAGCAGGCCGAGCTGATCGTACTCTCGATCAAGCCCCAGATGGCAGCCAGCGTGCTCACGGCCCTTGAAAATACGATTACCGCCCAGCAGCTGGTGCTCTCCATCATGGCCGGCATCTCCACCACCATCATTGAGGAATCGCTCCAGAATGGCGTGCGGGTGGTACGGGCCATGCCCAACACCCCGGCCCTGGTACAGGCCGGCGCCACCGCCATCTGCGGCGGCAGACGGGCCGGCGAGGCCGATCTTGCCCTGGCCAAAGAACTGTTTAGCCTGGTAGGCACCGTCTACCAGGTGGGTGAACGCCAGATGGATGCCGTCACCGGCGTCTCCGGCAGCGGCCCGGCCTATGTCTTCTCCTTCATCGAGGCACTGTCCGATGCCGGGGTCAAAAACGGCCTGCCCCGCGATGTTGCCACCGGCCTGGCTGTCCAGACCGTACTGGGCTCGGCCCAGCTGCTGCAGCAGAGCAACGAACACCCGGCTGTGCTGCGAGACCGGGTCAGCTCCCCCGGCGGCACCACCATTGCCGCCCTGCATACCCTTGAAAACGGCCGTCTGCATGGCCTGCTGATGGATGCCGTGGATGCGGCGGTCAAGCGCTCCAAGGAACTGGCCGGGATCAAGCTGCTGTAGTTCTTCGCTTTAAAACTTTTCACTAAAAAGCGGGTGCGACCATCATGGTTGCACCCGCTTTTATTCTTTCATGCTGTCCCACAAAAAACCTTTGTTTGTTATAAAATTTTCAATCTGCTCCCAAAGCCGCTTACCCGCTGCAATATTCTATCTTTTGAGTTTCACCGCAAGACCACTTTTTCACAGTTCACGAGCAACGAAATCAACATCATTGTCAGCATTATCTGTCCAAGTATAGGTTATCCAAATTGTAGCCACCTCTCCTCTCTTAAGGACTAGCGGTGTAAGCGCTGATCAGGCTAGCCCTGTTCATCAAAATGGTTTTTCCGGGTCGGGCTGCACCGATGTCAACGCTAACTCGTACAGCTTGCCTTTTTAGTACAGGGTTGTTGCCGGTACGAGCGGTTCAACTGAGGCTATTTGCGCTTCCCCATCAAAAAAATTCAACAAATTTCGACCCAAAATTATTCAGGAGCTTTTTACGCCGACAATCACAACCTGTGTAAAATGCAGATCATAGCGGCAACTGGAATCTACCCCTTCCAGGGTCACAGCATCGTCAGTAATATTGGTAATAGTCACAAGCTTTTCAGTTCCGTTGCAGGCCGCCACAAACTGTTTGTTGGTGTGTTTGAGTTGTTGCAGCATGGTTAGATAAACGCTCATTTTTTCACCTCATCAGCATCTTGTTGAGCTTTTTTCTTGATCAGCAACCGGACAGCAGCATCGTCAACGGCTTTTTGCGCCTTTCCGGACCCCACGGACTCAATCCCCCGAATACAGCCACATCTGCGCCTCGCGGGGTGGAATGGCAAAGACGAAAGTATCGCCGGTCACGTTCATTTCGTGGCCGTGAATCTGGCAGCGGTATTTTCCCTGCCGCATTCCCCGGGTCCAGATGACCGGATGCTGCCACTTGTTGGTCTTGTTGATGGCGACGATGCCACGATCTCCCCGGGCAAAGACCAGAAATCCGTCCGCTTCGTACAGAGCACGTTGCGGCATGCCATGCACGGCGTTATGGAAGCGGATCATGGCGGCAATATCGTGACGCTGCCAGGCATCGGCCCAGCGGTCCCTGTCTTCGGGATAACGGCCGGCGCTCTGGTTGTTGTCGGAATAGACCAGCGGCACCCCGCCGTCCCGTCCCATCAGATAGACGTGGGCCAGATATTCATCCTGGGGCTCCAGCAAGACCCCGCGAAAACCATCGTTGTTGGGGATGTCATGGGTGACGGCCACCGTCACCGCCCGGTACCAGGGCAGGGCCTGACCGAAGGCGGCGGGGTCCACCAGTTCACGCATGCTGCCTGATGGCGCGAATGCCTTGCGCAGGGTTTCCTGCAACACAAAGTCGTAGCAGGGAAAATCGGTCGTTTTCATCACCGGCCAGAGGAACGTGGCTTCCTGATTATCATTGAAGGTCAGAACCTCGCCGAAAACGAACTTGTCCTGCATTCCTTCCGTTTCAAATACCGCCTCCAGATGGGCAACCGGCAGATGTTTCAAGGCATCGATCCGGTAACCGGAAAAGCCAAGCCCGTTCAGCGCACTCAGGCACTCACGCTGCTGCTGCACCACCTTGTCACAGAATTCAAGATCAGGCAGCCCACCCAGACTGCCTTCTTCGACCTCCCATGGGTCATTGTAGTTCTTTATTTCGCCGAGCTTGTTGAATTCATCCGGTGAGAACAGCCCCTCGTTCAGGTTGCCATACAGGCAATCATCCTTGAATCCCGCCCCTTCTTCTGCACTCGAGTAGCGTTGCAGCACCGCTTCGCCCGGGAAATTGAAGCGATCTCTGCGGTTCTCATTGGCCATGTGATTGAAGACCACATCCGCATAGGCCCGCACCCCGCACTTCTTAAGCGCGTCAACAGCACGCTTGAGATCTGCCTTGCGCCCGAGATACGAGCGAATCACACGGTAATCCCTGGGCTGGTAGCGTTGCCACCACTCCTGACCATTTTCATCGCTATAGAGCGGCGGTGGAAATAACACCGCACCGAAGCCCATATCCCCGATCCGTTGGGCATTGACTTCGTTATCCTTGTAGCGCCAGTCAAAGGCGTGCAAAATGACGTCGTACATAGCAGAATCTCCTATCTGGTTGTTCCCCGGTCATCAACCGGCAGATAACTCCCCGTTACACTCCGGTAAACACGTGTCCATGGTCAGAGCTATGCGTTCGTACCAGTAGTGCCGTGCCATGGAAAGACCGCTAGCTTAAAGGACTGATAACAAAACGCAGTACACCGGCAATGCCCGGCGCTTGATTGCTTGCAAATGCAACCGATACAACCGCCCTGCCCTGCTCATCACTGGATAGAACCGCCTGCTGGATTGTTTGCCCGCTACTCCCCCAACGATACCTCACACTCCAGCCCGTGTCTGCCTTGGGCGGTGTTATTTCTACCATAAACTCATCACTGTACAACTTGTTACCTGCATAGTGCCCGTCAAACCAGAAGGCGCGGTTTACCTCGTAATCCGGTGTCCTCACGGCGAACATCAGGCTGTAGCTAAGCGTGAGATACGCGTGTCTAAAGCGGAGCGATGCCCAGTGGGATCTGCAGGGCATACGTTATGGGATGTGTGTTGTGTGGAGTCTGCAGACATTGTCACTTCCCCCGGCGTATGATGGAAAAAACAGTTCACACAGCGTGCCATTGTCGAATCGGCAAATTCAGCTGATATCATTACAATTATTTTTTATGTTTTTTCCGGCAGCTGTAAAGTTTCTTGCCATTCGGCCCGTCAACCCAAAAAAATCAAACAACTCCATGTTGTTAATAAAATTATAAATTTCTTACCATCTAAAAATTCTTTACACTCCACAGGTCAGCCGTTTTCTGTGCCGCTGATCAGGCCGGATAAGGTTTCAGTCCGGCAAAGGCTGCGGCACAATCCAGCTACTGGTGAGACAAGAGCGGTTTTCCACTGGACAGTGCCACGGCAATGGACTACATACCGCTGATAGCAAAGCAGCTACCGAGACCAAGCGAGGGACACAATGCCCCGGCCCCCTTCAAATATTGTCCTGATCGGCATGCCGGGAGCCGGCAAAAGTACGCTGGGGGTTATCCTGGCCAAGCTGGCTGCACTGCAGTTTGTGGATACGGATATCCTGATCCAGACCGCCCTGCAGCGCAGTCTGCAGGAGATTGTGGACAGGGACGGCTATCTGGCCCTGCGGCAGGCCGAGGAACGGGTGCTGCTGGAGTTGACGGTGCATAATGCGGTGATTGCCACCGGCGGCAGCGCCGTCTACAGCCGGCGGGCCATGACCCGGCTCAAGTCCGATGGGCTGGTGGTGTTTCTTGATCTGCCGCTGGCGGTGCTGGAGAGACGCATTCACAACTACTGCACCCGCGGCCTCGCAAAGCCTCCTGAACAGAGTTTTGCGGATATGTTTCAGGAACGCCGCCCGCTCTACAGCAGGTACGCGGATATCACGATTACCCCGGCCGGACTGCCACAGGAAGAGGTCTGCGGGCAGATCATGGCACAGGTACGGACCAGGCGGTCCGGATTTCAATCCCGATAACACTAACAGCTTCAGTCAACCACAATCCGGAAACGGGTGATGCTACTCAGCAGCACCCGTTTTGTTTTTCCGGCCGGATGCCTGACAGCAGGCCGGTATCACGGCCAAACTCTTTCGGACGGATACCGCGCATCCATGTTAGTATGGCAGAGCCTGTCGGATTGGGCGGATCAAGGAGAGTACCGAATGGAGCACGGCATCAGCACAGTGAAGACAGGCAACGACCCGGGAGACCATCCGAACCGGTTCCATCTGCTGCCGTTTGAAGACAAACGCAGCTATCTGGGCAGCCTGCCCGCCGGGGACAAAGTGGAGCTGCTGCTGGAAGACCCAGAGGCCACCAGGCTGCTGCGGGCAATGCCGCCCCAGGAGCTGTACTGGCTGCTCAAGGAGATCGATGCTGCCGATGCACTGGAGCTGCTGGGGGTGGCAAACCCACGTCAGTGTATCTTTATTCTGGATATGGAACTCTGGAAGGGCTGGAACTTTGAAGAGGACAAGGCGGTCGAATATCTCGGTTATCTCATTCAGGGGTCTGATGAGCATTTTCTGGAACTGCTGCCCCATCTGGATTTTAACCTGCTTTCCCTGTTGCTGGGCAGGGAGCTGATTGTCACAGGAGGGGTCGGTGATCTTAATAACGATGAAGAACGCCAGACAGACGGGGATCATACCTTTGATGATATGTTCCTGATCAAGTTCAAGAACCCCAAACATGCCCCGGTAATCGGCGCCTTTCTTGAGCTGGTCTGCCGCTTTGACAATCCACTGTATGTGGCGCTGATGGAAAGCGTCAGCGGCGAGATCGATATCGAATCGGAAGAGGAGTGCTATCACCTGAAATCAGGACGTCTGGCCGAGCTGGGGTTCCCACCCCATGATGAGGCGCTGGAGCTCTATTCCCGCATCAACCCGGAGAGCTTTGTCCCCGGCCAGACCAAACTGCTGATACAGGCCGGTGAAGCGGGTACGCTGCCCGGGCCCCTGTTGACCGGCACGACTTTTTTGGAACGGGTGATGCTGCTGACGGACTCGGAGCTCTTCCGGATGGAGCTGAGTTACCTCGTCAATACGGCCCTGGTGGCAGACCAGGCCCACCTGGCCGACACGGACCAGATAAAATCAGTCGTTGCAAGGGTGTACGGTTATCTGAACATCGCTCTGGAGCAGCTCTGCCGGGGGGATGAGGCCAAGGGGGTGGAGATCCTTACCGGTGAACATCTGAAACGGCTGTTCCAGCTGGGGTTCAGCATCGTGCTTGGCCTGAAGTTCAAGGCGGACAGACTTTCAGATACAAGCTATGCCACCGGCAAGGTCCTGCTGGGTCTGAAGAGCGCCAGACCGCGCTACTACCGCGGCCTTGATCCGGACGGTATTGACGACTACCGGGAATTCCGGGAGCTGCAGGATGTCAGGAACATGGCTGATTTTCTTGCAGAGCTGAAGGCCTGACCATCGCAGGGACGTAACGCTCTCAGGTGACTACTCCTGCTTCCGGTTCAGCTCTTCATACAGCGCAATCTGTTCCTGCAGCGACAACTGCTTGCGGCAGCAGTCTTTTCTGAGGCACAGGCTGCAACGCTCATCAGAACACCACTGGCAGAAGCGGCAGTCCGGGCAGGGATGTTTTTGGGCAGGTTTGTCCCGGGTCATAGGCTCGCAGTCCGTACCTTACAACGGCAGTGTGCCACAGGATAACGGTGGCACAGGCGAAAGCGGATGAAGAAGGCTGGTTGCCGTGCGCAGAGCCAGCCTCCGCAGCCGTTTTCTAATACGCCACATTCCTCTTCACCGCATTCCCCTGCATCAACTGAGCAAAGGCCTTTTCCTTATCGGCATTCACCAGCAGGTAACGGGGCAGAATCTGCAGCTTCTCCCTGGCCGTGGCATGACGGCGCTCAATGGAGAAGGTGCTGACAAAGCCGGCTTCTTTGGCTTTTTGCAGCAGGTGATCATCATAAATACCGAACGGCCAGGCCAGCAAATCCACCGGTCCACCCACCTCCTGTTCCAGCTTCTTGCGCGACTTCAGCAACTGCTCCAGCACCAGCTTGTCATAGGCTGCCGGAGCCAGCTTGCGCTTTTCACGTTTGAAGTTGGGGTGCCAGTAGGTGTGGGACTGGATATCAAACAGCCCGGTCTTTTTCAGCTCGCGCAGCTGATCCCAGGTCATGGCGTACTTGGCATTTGAGATGGCCGACGGGTAGACAAAGATCGTGACCGGGTAGCGGTATTTCTTGATGATCGGCAGCATGTCGCTGTAGACCGTCTTATGGGCATCATCCTCGACAATGATCACGGATTTTGGCCTGGGGGCCGCGGCTTTACCTTGATACCACAGGACCAGCTGGCGCAGCGGGATCACCTTGTAGCCGTTGTCATGCAGATACTTCATATGGGATTCAAAGACCGGGGTGGTGATGGTCATGCCATCGGCCACGGTGGGACCAAAGCGGTGGTAGAGCAGGATCGGGACAGAGACGTCAGGAGCTACGGAAGAAAAAGCGGGACAGGACAGGGAAAGCAGCACAACCAGAACAAGCACAAAACGGGACATCACAACACCTTTCAGAATGTAGATACGGGGAGACCCCAGCCAAACAAGCTACAAACATGCGAAAATACCAAAAAACTTAAAGACCGGACACCGGGGCAGCCAGTGGGATCGAGACGGTTTATGCCCGCACCAGATACACCGAGCAGGGTGCCAGCTCAGCCACCCGGCGGGAGACAGAGCCCTTCAGACGACGCTCCAGAAAACCTTTACCGGAACTGCCGATCACGATCACGTCCACTCCCTCCTGCCTGGCAAATTCCACCAGCTTTTCCGCCGGTTCACCTGCCTCAACAATCATCTCAAGGGGCACATCGTATTCGGCAGCAGACTTTTCGACAATATAGAAGATCCGCTTACGCAGCTCATCCCACTGTTCGGTCTCGGTCAACGGCTTGACCGGTACGAAGTCGGAATAGCTGGAACTCTGGGCATTGGGTACCACCAACAGGGCAAAGACCTTGCTTTTGAACTGGCTGCGATTACCTGCCGCCATCCGAACCGCCTCTTCAGCCGCCTTATCCGAGTACGGCGAACCGTCAATTGCCACCAGAATTTTCTTTCTCAAGTTCAGCATGTCTGCTCCGCTTTGTTTTATTTTTAGGCAGATCGTATATCGCAAGCACAGACGTTACGATAAAAATATAATGCAATTATTCATACTTGACAATTATAAAACAAGATTCTATATAATAGTCCTAACAGTATGTTAAGTTACAACAAACTCCACACCATGCCCCTCAGGAACCACACAAATGGCAAAAAAAGAAAAATCAGAATATCTTATTCAGGCAGTATCCCACGCCCTTGACCTGCTGGAGCAGTTCCACGGGGAGACCGACGAGCTGGGCGTCACCGAACTTTCAAAACGGCTGAAACTTCACAAAAACAACGTCTTCCGCCTGCTGGCAACCCTCGAATCACGTGGTTATATTGAGCAAAACAAGGTAACCGAAAACTATCGGCTTGGCCTGAAAACCCTGGAACTGGGACAAACCTTTATCAAACAGATGGGGCTTTTGCGTCAATCAAAACCGGTCATTGAAGACCTGGTCAGGACCTGCAACGAAACCACCTATGTGGCGGTACTGAAAGATTTCCACATCATTTATCTGGACAGCGTTGAAACCAGCATGACCGTCCGGGTTGTCCCCAGAGTCGGGTCCCGTCTGCCTGCCTACTGCACCGCAGCCGGCAAGGTGCAGATCGCCTATATGAGCAGCGACGAGATCGACCACTACCTGCCGAACCGCGAACTGCAGAAGTTTACTGCCAACACCATCGGAGACCGGGAAGAACTGAAAAAACAGCTGGCCGAGATTGCAGAACAGGGCTTTGCCATTGACAACGAAGAGCTTGATGAAGGGGTTAAATGCGTCAGCGCCCCGATCCGTGACTATACCCGCCGGATCATTGGAGCGGTCAGCATCTCCGGCCCATCCATGCGTTTTTCGGATGAGCGGATCGCCAAAGAACTGATCCCGCTGGCAACCAAGGCAGCAGAAGAGATCTCCACCAAGCTGGGCTACCAGAAATAGACTCGGCCCTGCCCCATCTACCAGTAAGGGGATACCGGAAACCGGTATCCCCTTTTTGTTTGGCAACAGGCCATTAACAACCAACAGTTCCTAAAACAAGGTCTCGCGGTTCATCAGACTGTCAATAAATCCTGCCCCCTTGGGCCCCTTGTAATCA
Above is a window of Trichlorobacter lovleyi SZ DNA encoding:
- a CDS encoding universal stress protein, which encodes MLNLRKKILVAIDGSPYSDKAAEEAVRMAAGNRSQFKSKVFALLVVPNAQSSSYSDFVPVKPLTETEQWDELRKRIFYIVEKSAAEYDVPLEMIVEAGEPAEKLVEFARQEGVDVIVIGSSGKGFLERRLKGSVSRRVAELAPCSVYLVRA
- a CDS encoding IclR family transcriptional regulator, with protein sequence MAKKEKSEYLIQAVSHALDLLEQFHGETDELGVTELSKRLKLHKNNVFRLLATLESRGYIEQNKVTENYRLGLKTLELGQTFIKQMGLLRQSKPVIEDLVRTCNETTYVAVLKDFHIIYLDSVETSMTVRVVPRVGSRLPAYCTAAGKVQIAYMSSDEIDHYLPNRELQKFTANTIGDREELKKQLAEIAEQGFAIDNEELDEGVKCVSAPIRDYTRRIIGAVSISGPSMRFSDERIAKELIPLATKAAEEISTKLGYQK
- a CDS encoding polysaccharide deacetylase family protein codes for the protein MSRFVLVLVVLLSLSCPAFSSVAPDVSVPILLYHRFGPTVADGMTITTPVFESHMKYLHDNGYKVIPLRQLVLWYQGKAAAPRPKSVIIVEDDAHKTVYSDMLPIIKKYRYPVTIFVYPSAISNAKYAMTWDQLRELKKTGLFDIQSHTYWHPNFKREKRKLAPAAYDKLVLEQLLKSRKKLEQEVGGPVDLLAWPFGIYDDHLLQKAKEAGFVSTFSIERRHATAREKLQILPRYLLVNADKEKAFAQLMQGNAVKRNVAY
- a CDS encoding alpha-amylase family protein: MYDVILHAFDWRYKDNEVNAQRIGDMGFGAVLFPPPLYSDENGQEWWQRYQPRDYRVIRSYLGRKADLKRAVDALKKCGVRAYADVVFNHMANENRRDRFNFPGEAVLQRYSSAEEGAGFKDDCLYGNLNEGLFSPDEFNKLGEIKNYNDPWEVEEGSLGGLPDLEFCDKVVQQQRECLSALNGLGFSGYRIDALKHLPVAHLEAVFETEGMQDKFVFGEVLTFNDNQEATFLWPVMKTTDFPCYDFVLQETLRKAFAPSGSMRELVDPAAFGQALPWYRAVTVAVTHDIPNNDGFRGVLLEPQDEYLAHVYLMGRDGGVPLVYSDNNQSAGRYPEDRDRWADAWQRHDIAAMIRFHNAVHGMPQRALYEADGFLVFARGDRGIVAINKTNKWQHPVIWTRGMRQGKYRCQIHGHEMNVTGDTFVFAIPPREAQMWLYSGD
- a CDS encoding DUF6178 family protein, with the translated sequence MEHGISTVKTGNDPGDHPNRFHLLPFEDKRSYLGSLPAGDKVELLLEDPEATRLLRAMPPQELYWLLKEIDAADALELLGVANPRQCIFILDMELWKGWNFEEDKAVEYLGYLIQGSDEHFLELLPHLDFNLLSLLLGRELIVTGGVGDLNNDEERQTDGDHTFDDMFLIKFKNPKHAPVIGAFLELVCRFDNPLYVALMESVSGEIDIESEEECYHLKSGRLAELGFPPHDEALELYSRINPESFVPGQTKLLIQAGEAGTLPGPLLTGTTFLERVMLLTDSELFRMELSYLVNTALVADQAHLADTDQIKSVVARVYGYLNIALEQLCRGDEAKGVEILTGEHLKRLFQLGFSIVLGLKFKADRLSDTSYATGKVLLGLKSARPRYYRGLDPDGIDDYREFRELQDVRNMADFLAELKA
- the hpnK gene encoding hopanoid biosynthesis-associated protein HpnK yields the protein MRKLIVNADDFGLSSGVNRAVEQAWQQGILTQASLMPGGAAFDEAVAIAKRNPGLQIGLHLTLVQGRPVLPPEMIPGLVAANGCFPDNPVAVGMKLFFDPTIRMQLRCEIEAQILKIKETGLPLSHIDGHLNIQMHPTVFTLLTELMPLHGITSFRITRERLLENLRIDGSRLLGKTIERGIFGSLAHYAENTFKRQEIETAVEVKGVLNSGCMTEAYLLAILDRLQPGTSEIYFHPGCLPDAEISRRMPDYKHAEELAALLSPKVRERLQQLEIALTNYRGETKPYV
- a CDS encoding EamA family transporter, coding for MFKTIVIMLLAVTAGTVGDILLAKGMKQLGDLSTMNLRGIMEVAFRAMTEWKIVVGTAMLALFFFLWLAVLSWEDLSVALPMQALNYVLVAVLAKYILHEEVSPLRWGGIALVCIGVMLITKSSTSDKKPATELAQPIPIESRTGDT
- a CDS encoding shikimate kinase, translated to MPRPPSNIVLIGMPGAGKSTLGVILAKLAALQFVDTDILIQTALQRSLQEIVDRDGYLALRQAEERVLLELTVHNAVIATGGSAVYSRRAMTRLKSDGLVVFLDLPLAVLERRIHNYCTRGLAKPPEQSFADMFQERRPLYSRYADITITPAGLPQEEVCGQIMAQVRTRRSGFQSR
- the proC gene encoding pyrroline-5-carboxylate reductase, coding for MLLNSTVGFIGGGNMAEAIIKGLISGGMAPRNIIVSDPVQDRRALLASTLSVRTTDENSEVAQQAELIVLSIKPQMAASVLTALENTITAQQLVLSIMAGISTTIIEESLQNGVRVVRAMPNTPALVQAGATAICGGRRAGEADLALAKELFSLVGTVYQVGERQMDAVTGVSGSGPAYVFSFIEALSDAGVKNGLPRDVATGLAVQTVLGSAQLLQQSNEHPAVLRDRVSSPGGTTIAALHTLENGRLHGLLMDAVDAAVKRSKELAGIKLL
- the hpnJ gene encoding hopanoid biosynthesis associated radical SAM protein HpnJ; the protein is MKPLFLNPPTFEDFDGGAGARYQASREVTSFWYPTWLCFPAGMIEGSRVVDAPVQKLTLEDCLTIAKGFDMVVMYTSTPTLAIDIETARRIKEVKPDIVTVLTGPHVSILPEESLKAGHGIIDIVCRGEFDYSTKELCEGRDWSKVDGISFIKDGKTIHTPDRPLIEDLDALPFVAPIYKRDLPISEYVIPHFKNPYVSIYSSRGCPSKCIYCLWPQTFSGRQMRLRSPQNVYEEVKWIVDNIPEMRELSFDDDTFTASREHARNVANLLKPLGISWTINARANCDYETLKVMREAGLRHVVVGYESGNEQILKNIKKGVTKEQAIQFTKDCKKLGLSVHGAFIMGLPGETKETIRETIEYAKQLDLNSIQASLASPYPGTEFYTLAKEQGWIASDDFIDSTGHQKCVINYPNLTNAEIFNSVEEFYDKFYFRPKYILRSIGKMIVDGEERRKLLKEGKQYLEYMRKRKQGQACES